A genomic window from Terrisporobacter glycolicus ATCC 14880 = DSM 1288 includes:
- the pflB gene encoding formate C-acetyltransferase has translation MNAWQGFKTGRWTKEIDVRGFIQANYTPYEGDASFLAGATENTKQLWDEAMELFKKERENGGTLDVDTKTVSAIDAYAPGYIDKDKETIVGLQTDAPLKRAIMPEGGIRMVESSCEAYGFKCDPQVSEIFTKYRKTHNQGVFDAYTAEMRAARRSGIITGLPDAYGRGRIIGDYRRVALYGVDRLIEDKMAQKDSLEVSCMDEDVIRLREEISDQIKALQALKRMGESYGFDLSKPATNSKEAVQWLYFGYLAAIKDQNGAAMSIGRTSTFLDIYFERDLAAGTITEEEVQELMDHFVMKLRMVKFLRTPEYNDLFSGDPTWVTESIGGQGIDGRTLVTKNSFRVLNTLYTIGPSPEPNLTVLWSKDFPQGFKDFCSKVSIDTSSVQYENDDLMRPYWGDDYGIACCVSAMRIGKQMQFFGARVNLAKTLLYAINGGVDEKSGAQVGPRFEPITSEYLDYDEVMARFEPFTDWLANLYVNTLNVIHYMHDKYSYEALEMALHDRDVFRTMACGIAGLSVAADSLSAIKHAKVRTIRNEAGVAVDFEIEGDYPKYGNNDDRVDDIAVYLVEDFMNKIRKNKTYRNSVHTQSILTITSNVVYGKKTGNTPCGRRAGAPFAPGANPMHGRDTNGALASLASVAKLPYEHSQDGISNTFSIVPGALGKDMSERVTNLSSMMDGYFTDGAHHLNVNVFDRATLEDAMEHPEKYPQLTIRVSGYAVNFIKLTKEQQLDVINRTFHGKMA, from the coding sequence ATGAACGCATGGCAAGGTTTTAAAACTGGAAGATGGACTAAAGAAATAGACGTTAGAGGATTTATTCAAGCTAACTACACTCCATACGAGGGAGACGCTTCTTTCTTAGCTGGTGCTACTGAAAACACTAAGCAATTATGGGACGAGGCAATGGAATTATTCAAAAAAGAAAGAGAAAATGGTGGAACTCTTGATGTTGACACTAAAACTGTTTCTGCAATAGATGCTTACGCACCTGGATATATAGATAAAGATAAAGAAACTATTGTAGGTTTACAAACTGATGCACCTTTAAAAAGAGCTATAATGCCTGAAGGTGGTATAAGAATGGTTGAGTCTTCTTGTGAAGCTTACGGATTCAAATGTGACCCACAAGTAAGTGAAATATTCACTAAATACAGAAAAACTCATAACCAAGGTGTATTCGATGCTTACACTGCTGAAATGAGAGCTGCTAGAAGATCTGGTATAATAACAGGACTTCCAGATGCTTACGGAAGAGGTAGAATAATAGGTGACTACAGAAGAGTTGCTCTATACGGTGTTGATAGATTAATAGAAGACAAAATGGCGCAAAAAGACTCATTAGAAGTTTCTTGCATGGACGAAGATGTAATCAGATTAAGAGAAGAAATATCTGATCAAATAAAAGCTTTACAAGCATTAAAAAGAATGGGTGAATCTTACGGATTCGACTTATCTAAGCCAGCTACTAACTCAAAAGAAGCTGTACAATGGTTATACTTCGGTTACTTAGCAGCTATAAAAGATCAAAATGGTGCTGCTATGTCAATAGGTAGAACTTCTACTTTCTTAGATATATACTTCGAAAGAGATTTAGCTGCTGGAACTATAACTGAAGAAGAAGTTCAAGAATTAATGGACCATTTCGTAATGAAATTAAGAATGGTTAAATTCTTAAGAACTCCAGAATACAATGATTTATTCTCTGGTGACCCAACTTGGGTAACAGAATCAATAGGTGGACAAGGTATAGATGGTAGAACATTAGTTACTAAAAACTCATTCAGAGTTTTAAACACTCTTTACACTATAGGACCTTCTCCAGAACCAAACTTAACTGTACTTTGGTCAAAAGATTTCCCACAAGGATTCAAAGATTTCTGTTCTAAAGTATCTATAGATACAAGTTCAGTTCAATACGAAAATGATGACTTAATGAGACCTTACTGGGGAGACGATTACGGAATAGCATGTTGTGTATCTGCAATGAGAATAGGTAAACAAATGCAATTCTTCGGAGCTAGAGTAAACTTAGCTAAAACTTTATTATACGCTATAAACGGTGGAGTTGATGAAAAATCTGGTGCTCAAGTAGGACCAAGATTCGAACCAATAACTTCAGAATACTTAGATTACGATGAAGTAATGGCTAGATTTGAGCCTTTCACTGATTGGTTAGCAAACTTATATGTAAATACATTAAATGTTATCCACTACATGCATGATAAGTACTCTTATGAAGCATTAGAAATGGCTTTACATGATAGAGACGTATTCAGAACAATGGCTTGTGGTATAGCTGGTTTATCAGTTGCTGCTGACTCATTATCTGCTATAAAACATGCTAAAGTTAGAACTATAAGAAACGAAGCTGGTGTAGCTGTTGATTTCGAAATAGAAGGAGATTATCCAAAATACGGAAACAACGATGATAGAGTTGATGATATAGCTGTATACTTAGTAGAAGATTTCATGAACAAAATAAGAAAGAACAAAACTTACAGAAATTCTGTTCATACTCAATCTATATTAACAATAACTTCAAACGTTGTTTACGGTAAGAAAACTGGTAACACTCCATGTGGTAGAAGAGCTGGTGCTCCATTCGCTCCAGGAGCAAACCCAATGCACGGAAGAGATACTAACGGAGCTTTAGCTTCATTAGCATCAGTTGCTAAATTACCATACGAGCATTCTCAAGATGGTATATCTAATACTTTCTCTATAGTACCAGGTGCTTTAGGAAAAGATATGAGTGAAAGAGTAACTAACCTTTCATCAATGATGGACGGATACTTCACTGATGGAGCTCATCACTTAAACGTTAACGTATTTGATAGAGCTACTTTAGAAGATGCTATGGAACATCCAGAAAAATATCCTCAATTAACTATAAGAGTTTCAGGATACGCTGTTAACTTCATCAAATTAACTAAAGAACAACAATTAGATGTTATAAACAGAACATTCCACGGAAAAATGGCTTAA
- the pflA gene encoding pyruvate formate-lyase-activating protein: MTKGRIHSIETFGTVDGPGIRSILFFQGCPLRCKYCHNRDTWDTKGGTEYTAEELIENVSRYSSYWKSSGGGITASGGEATLQADFLAELFAKAKEKDIHTCLDTSGFVDIEKIEKVLDNTDLVLLDIKHIDEEEAKKLTGVGIEKTLKLAKHLDERHIPIWLRHVLVPGITDSEENLSKIGEFAASLNNIDRLEILPYHTMGVHKWENMGIEYELKDVRDANADDVARAAEIIEKHGVKVFNSKK, translated from the coding sequence ATGACTAAAGGAAGAATCCATTCAATAGAAACATTTGGAACAGTAGACGGACCCGGAATAAGAAGTATCTTATTTTTCCAAGGATGTCCATTAAGATGTAAATACTGCCATAACAGAGATACTTGGGATACAAAAGGTGGAACTGAATATACAGCAGAAGAATTAATAGAAAATGTATCTAGATATTCTTCTTATTGGAAATCATCTGGTGGTGGAATAACAGCATCTGGTGGTGAAGCTACTTTACAAGCAGATTTCCTTGCTGAATTATTTGCAAAAGCTAAAGAGAAAGATATTCATACTTGTTTAGATACTTCTGGTTTTGTTGATATAGAAAAAATCGAGAAAGTTCTTGATAACACTGACTTAGTACTACTTGATATAAAACATATAGATGAAGAAGAAGCTAAAAAATTAACTGGTGTTGGTATAGAAAAAACTTTAAAATTAGCAAAACATTTAGATGAACGACATATACCAATTTGGTTAAGACATGTGTTAGTACCTGGGATAACAGATAGTGAAGAAAACTTATCTAAAATTGGTGAGTTCGCTGCTTCTCTAAATAACATAGATAGATTAGAGATTTTACCATATCATACTATGGGTGTTCATAAATGGGAAAACATGGGTATTGAATATGAATTAAAAGACGTTAGAGATGCCAATGCTGATGATGTGGCTAGAGCTGCTGAAATCATTGAAAAACACGGTGTTAAAGTATTCAATAGTAAAAAATAA
- the crcB gene encoding fluoride efflux transporter CrcB produces MINILCIGIGGFIGAIFRYLISIYASKLFLSKIPIGTLIANILGGLLIGFIMEISIKTDLISPHLKLFLTTGFMGGLTTFSTFSYETIALMDGGKFVLAILNIILNLFLSLVGVLVGKFLI; encoded by the coding sequence GTGATTAATATTTTATGCATAGGAATAGGTGGATTCATAGGCGCTATTTTTAGATATTTAATATCAATTTATGCTTCAAAATTATTTTTATCTAAGATACCTATAGGCACGCTGATAGCAAATATTTTAGGTGGTTTATTAATAGGTTTTATTATGGAAATTAGTATAAAAACAGATTTGATATCACCACATTTGAAACTATTTTTAACAACAGGTTTTATGGGAGGATTAACTACATTTTCTACATTTAGCTATGAAACAATAGCTTTAATGGATGGAGGAAAATTTGTTTTGGCAATTCTTAATATAATTTTGAATTTATTTTTAAGTTTAGTTGGAGTATTAGTTGGTAAGTTTTTAATTTAA
- the thiI gene encoding tRNA uracil 4-sulfurtransferase ThiI: MYNSIIVKYGEIGVKGKNRYIFENKLIKNIKNMLKSMGTFNVYKEYGRVYVDLADYEFEEVCEEVKKVFGVVGVCPAVKVLRNNDEDVEAAYEKLKETALIVLEDKIASGAKTFKVESRRGDKSFRLTSQDMSMDIGGYLLSKVGDRITAEMHKPEVKIKCELRESNVVVYSDTVPGYGGLPIGTNGKAMSLLSGGIDSPVATWMVAKRGMEVEAIHFHTYPFTSEKSQEKVKDLARILAKYVGKVRLHKINLLEIQKAVGLNCRDEEMTIISRRFMMRIAERVGVQRNCDALITGESIGQVASQTIQGLTCTNASVSLPVFRPLIAMDKTEIIDIAKKIDTFETSIIPEEDCCSVFAPKKPVTKPRLERIEDSEKALDVEKLIEDAIANMEVEVIEF, encoded by the coding sequence ATGTATAATTCAATTATAGTTAAGTACGGAGAAATAGGAGTAAAAGGAAAGAATAGATATATTTTTGAAAATAAATTAATAAAAAATATAAAAAATATGTTAAAGTCAATGGGCACATTTAATGTATACAAAGAATATGGAAGAGTATATGTTGATTTAGCTGATTATGAATTTGAAGAAGTTTGTGAAGAGGTTAAAAAGGTTTTTGGGGTAGTTGGAGTATGTCCAGCTGTGAAAGTTCTTAGAAATAATGACGAGGATGTAGAAGCAGCTTACGAAAAATTAAAGGAAACTGCTCTTATAGTTTTAGAAGATAAAATAGCAAGTGGAGCTAAAACATTTAAAGTAGAAAGTAGAAGAGGAGATAAATCGTTTAGATTAACTTCTCAAGATATGAGTATGGATATAGGTGGATATTTACTATCTAAAGTAGGAGATAGAATAACTGCAGAGATGCATAAGCCTGAAGTTAAAATTAAATGTGAACTTAGAGAAAGTAACGTAGTAGTTTACAGTGATACTGTCCCAGGTTATGGAGGACTTCCAATAGGAACTAATGGTAAAGCTATGTCTTTATTATCAGGGGGAATAGATTCACCAGTTGCTACATGGATGGTCGCGAAAAGAGGTATGGAAGTAGAAGCTATACATTTCCACACATATCCTTTCACAAGTGAAAAATCACAAGAGAAAGTAAAAGATTTAGCAAGAATATTAGCTAAATATGTTGGAAAAGTAAGACTTCACAAAATTAATTTACTTGAAATACAAAAAGCTGTAGGTTTGAATTGTAGAGATGAAGAAATGACTATAATCTCAAGAAGATTTATGATGAGAATAGCTGAAAGAGTTGGAGTTCAAAGAAATTGTGATGCTTTAATAACAGGAGAAAGTATAGGACAAGTTGCATCTCAAACTATACAAGGACTAACTTGTACAAACGCGTCTGTAAGCTTACCAGTGTTTAGACCGCTTATAGCTATGGACAAGACTGAAATAATAGATATAGCTAAGAAAATAGATACTTTTGAAACATCGATAATACCGGAAGAAGATTGTTGTTCAGTGTTTGCTCCTAAGAAGCCTGTAACTAAGCCTAGATTAGAGAGAATAGAGGATTCAGAAAAAGCGCTAGATGTTGAAAAGTTAATAGAAGATGCCATAGCTAATATGGAAGTGGAAGTTATAGAATTCTAA
- a CDS encoding cysteine desulfurase family protein, whose product MEIYLDNSATTKPYEEVVEEMVKALTTEYGNPSSLHKKGIEVDRKIKEIRQNISRSLGAKDKEIFFTSGGTESNNTIIRGVAYNFRKTKNHIISTNIEHPSVLSTLADLEKEGFEITLLEVDKSGKISVEDVKKAIKPSTILISTMHVNNEIGSIQPIEEIGKYLKTLEQKIYFHVDCVQSYTKIKFRPTKYNIDFMTVSGHKFHGPKGIGFMYIKENSKLKPIITGGGQESSVRSGTENVPGIYGLGKAVEIMNKDLDSKINKIQNLKVLLKEEILKNIDGVKVNSPEDGVCHILNVSFENIRGEVLLHFLEQKNIFVSTGSACSSKKKGSHVLNAIKLKPEEIEGAVRFSLSDFNTEEEILETVKVLKDSIRDLRMIIKRR is encoded by the coding sequence ATGGAAATTTATTTAGATAATAGTGCAACTACAAAACCTTATGAAGAGGTAGTAGAAGAAATGGTGAAAGCTCTTACTACAGAATACGGGAATCCTTCTTCATTACATAAAAAAGGAATAGAAGTAGACAGAAAGATTAAAGAAATAAGACAAAATATATCTAGGAGTTTAGGTGCGAAGGATAAAGAAATATTTTTCACATCAGGAGGAACGGAGTCTAATAATACAATTATTAGAGGAGTTGCTTATAATTTTAGAAAAACAAAAAATCATATAATATCTACTAATATAGAGCATCCATCGGTACTAAGTACATTAGCTGATTTAGAAAAAGAAGGATTTGAAATAACACTATTAGAAGTTGATAAAAGTGGGAAAATAAGTGTAGAAGATGTAAAAAAGGCAATAAAGCCCTCTACTATATTAATTTCTACAATGCACGTTAACAATGAAATAGGAAGTATTCAACCAATTGAAGAAATAGGAAAATATCTAAAGACTTTAGAACAAAAAATATACTTCCATGTGGACTGTGTTCAGTCTTACACAAAGATCAAATTTAGACCAACTAAATATAATATTGATTTTATGACAGTAAGTGGCCATAAGTTCCACGGACCAAAAGGAATAGGATTTATGTATATTAAGGAAAATAGTAAACTAAAACCTATTATAACTGGTGGAGGCCAAGAATCTAGTGTGAGATCAGGAACTGAAAACGTGCCAGGAATTTATGGTTTAGGAAAAGCAGTAGAAATAATGAATAAAGATTTAGATAGTAAAATTAACAAAATACAAAATTTAAAAGTATTATTAAAAGAAGAAATATTAAAAAATATAGATGGTGTAAAAGTAAATTCGCCAGAAGATGGAGTTTGTCACATATTAAATGTTTCTTTTGAAAATATAAGAGGAGAAGTTTTACTTCACTTCTTAGAACAAAAAAATATTTTTGTGTCTACAGGCTCAGCATGTTCTTCTAAGAAGAAAGGAAGCCATGTACTAAATGCAATTAAGCTTAAACCAGAAGAAATAGAAGGTGCAGTAAGATTTAGTTTATCAGATTTTAATACAGAAGAAGAAATTTTAGAAACTGTAAAAGTATTGAAAGACTCAATACGTGACCTAAGAATGATAATAAAAAGACGATAA
- a CDS encoding asparaginase, with amino-acid sequence MSTKKKVGILFTGGTISMTIDKEIGANVPSLSGEQIMSMATNVKDVADFEIKDFDEIPGPHMTPEKLVQLKSAILELLDREDICGVVITHGTDSLEETAYFLDLIIDHEKPVIVTGAMRSSSELGYDGSNNLSSAICVAISENAKNKGVLVVLNNEVLLASEATKTDTMALNTFQSPGKGSLGIVDSNELLLFKNVASRTFIDTDKVETKVALFKSGIGMDYIFINHAVDMGYKGIIIEAMGRGNVPPLMYEGVKYAREKGVIVVITSRCSTGRVYDSYGYLGSGRDLRNLGCIFAGDLNGHKSRIKLMLALGKTNNLDELKDYFEKGIYY; translated from the coding sequence ATGTCTACTAAAAAAAAGGTAGGTATCCTATTTACTGGTGGAACTATATCTATGACAATAGATAAAGAAATCGGTGCAAATGTACCATCTTTATCAGGAGAACAAATAATGTCTATGGCAACTAATGTTAAAGATGTTGCTGATTTTGAAATAAAAGACTTTGACGAAATTCCAGGACCTCATATGACACCTGAAAAACTAGTTCAATTAAAATCTGCTATTTTAGAATTATTAGATAGAGAAGATATATGTGGCGTTGTAATAACTCATGGTACGGATAGTTTAGAAGAAACTGCTTATTTCTTAGATTTAATAATTGATCATGAAAAACCTGTTATAGTTACAGGAGCTATGAGAAGTAGTTCTGAACTTGGATATGATGGATCAAACAACTTATCATCAGCTATTTGTGTTGCTATATCAGAAAATGCGAAAAATAAAGGTGTTCTTGTTGTATTAAACAACGAAGTATTATTAGCGTCTGAAGCAACTAAAACAGATACTATGGCTCTAAATACTTTCCAATCACCTGGTAAAGGTTCTTTAGGTATAGTTGATAGTAACGAGCTTTTACTATTTAAAAATGTGGCATCTAGGACTTTTATTGATACTGATAAAGTAGAGACCAAAGTTGCCCTATTCAAATCAGGAATAGGAATGGATTACATTTTTATAAATCATGCTGTAGATATGGGATACAAAGGTATCATAATAGAAGCAATGGGAAGAGGAAATGTACCTCCATTAATGTATGAAGGTGTTAAGTATGCCAGAGAAAAAGGAGTTATTGTTGTTATAACTTCTAGATGTTCAACTGGTAGAGTGTATGATTCTTATGGGTATTTAGGGTCAGGAAGAGATTTAAGAAATTTAGGGTGTATCTTCGCTGGTGACCTGAACGGACATAAATCAAGAATCAAATTAATGTTAGCATTAGGTAAAACTAATAATCTTGATGAGCTTAAAGACTATTTCGAAAAAGGAATATATTATTAA
- a CDS encoding amino acid ABC transporter ATP-binding protein — protein MIKINNLHKYFGNLHVLKGIDLQIDKGEIVAIVGPSGSGKSTVLRCMNLLEEPTEGEIIFEGKNITGEKVNIDEVRQNIGMVFQNFNLFPHMTVLDNITLAPIKIKKISKEEANEKAQMLLKRVGLLDKKDAYPSQLSGGQKQRIAIARALAMEPDMMLFDEPTSALDPEMVKEVLDVIKELADEGMTMAIVTHEMGFAKEVADRVIFVDGGKIIEENTPENVFNNPVNERTKEFLAKVL, from the coding sequence ATGATAAAAATAAATAATTTGCATAAATATTTCGGAAATTTGCATGTGCTTAAAGGCATAGATTTACAAATTGATAAAGGTGAAATAGTTGCTATAGTAGGTCCCAGTGGATCAGGAAAAAGTACAGTACTTAGATGTATGAATTTACTTGAGGAACCTACTGAAGGTGAAATAATATTTGAAGGAAAAAATATAACAGGTGAGAAAGTTAATATTGATGAAGTAAGACAAAATATAGGAATGGTTTTTCAAAATTTCAACTTATTTCCTCATATGACTGTTTTAGATAATATAACTTTAGCCCCCATTAAAATAAAAAAAATAAGTAAAGAAGAGGCAAATGAAAAGGCTCAGATGCTGCTAAAAAGAGTAGGATTACTAGATAAAAAAGATGCATATCCATCCCAACTATCAGGTGGTCAAAAACAAAGAATCGCCATAGCTAGAGCTTTGGCAATGGAGCCTGACATGATGTTATTTGATGAGCCCACATCAGCACTGGATCCAGAAATGGTAAAAGAAGTTCTCGATGTTATAAAGGAGTTAGCTGATGAAGGAATGACCATGGCAATAGTCACTCATGAAATGGGATTTGCAAAAGAAGTAGCAGACAGAGTTATATTTGTAGATGGTGGAAAAATAATAGAAGAGAATACACCGGAAAATGTATTTAATAATCCTGTTAATGAAAGAACAAAAGAATTTTTAGCTAAAGTTTTATAA
- a CDS encoding amino acid ABC transporter permease, which translates to MDFSKLSGYYGLIVKGAEYTILVSMVSLIIGFILGLLICLMKMSKVKILKFISSAYVQILRGTPLFVQIYIIYYGFPQLGFDFPDVGPISSKFIAGAFALSINSSAYVAEILRSGIQSVDKGQMEASRSLGLGYKDTMRFIIVPQAIKNVLPALANEFITLVKESAVLSVIGTQELMFKAGIVVTAIYSPMEPYLVAAATYLVITSVLSKLVGILEKKLAQSN; encoded by the coding sequence ATGGATTTTAGTAAATTAAGTGGATACTATGGATTAATAGTCAAAGGAGCAGAGTATACTATATTAGTATCTATGGTCTCATTAATCATAGGTTTTATTCTTGGTTTATTGATTTGTCTAATGAAAATGTCTAAAGTTAAGATATTAAAATTTATATCAAGTGCATATGTTCAAATTCTTAGAGGTACACCGTTATTTGTGCAAATATATATTATTTATTATGGATTTCCGCAATTAGGATTTGACTTTCCTGATGTAGGTCCTATATCTTCTAAATTTATAGCGGGTGCATTTGCATTATCTATAAATTCAAGTGCTTATGTGGCTGAAATATTAAGATCAGGGATACAATCTGTTGATAAGGGACAAATGGAGGCTAGTAGATCACTAGGTCTAGGATATAAAGATACAATGAGGTTTATAATAGTTCCACAAGCTATAAAGAATGTATTGCCAGCCTTAGCAAATGAGTTTATTACATTAGTAAAAGAATCAGCAGTACTTTCTGTTATAGGAACTCAAGAGCTGATGTTTAAAGCGGGTATAGTAGTTACAGCAATTTATAGTCCAATGGAACCTTATTTAGTAGCAGCAGCTACATACCTTGTGATAACATCTGTATTATCTAAATTAGTAGGTATATTAGAGAAAAAGCTAGCTCAGTCAAACTAG
- a CDS encoding transporter substrate-binding domain-containing protein, with product MKGLKKILGLTLASMMTISLVGCSSGGDKGDKTEATDKLQQIKDAGVLKVGTSAEYSPYEFHKVVDGKDKIVGFDDFMVQEMAKDMGVKVEYTDMDFDGLLGALQADKVDIVLAGMTPDETRKKSVDFSEIYYTNSNVCIVSKGKEDSIKNSDDLKKLKVGVQKGTTQADYVTGDLGITDATQLKKMPDLMLELQNGKIDVIVTGKAVAEINVKNYKNIAIGNSTVGDEVAETAAAAIKKSDDKVDNTAFLKSVNDTIARLDKEGKTDEYMQQALELAK from the coding sequence ATGAAAGGATTAAAGAAAATATTAGGATTAACGTTAGCTTCAATGATGACTATATCATTAGTAGGCTGTTCAAGTGGTGGAGATAAAGGAGATAAAACTGAAGCCACGGATAAACTTCAACAAATTAAGGATGCAGGAGTATTAAAAGTAGGAACAAGTGCTGAATACTCACCTTATGAATTCCATAAAGTTGTCGATGGAAAAGATAAAATAGTTGGATTCGATGATTTTATGGTTCAAGAAATGGCAAAAGATATGGGAGTAAAAGTTGAATATACAGATATGGATTTTGATGGATTATTAGGAGCTTTACAAGCGGATAAAGTTGATATAGTCTTAGCAGGAATGACTCCAGATGAAACTAGAAAGAAAAGTGTTGATTTTTCAGAAATATATTATACAAATAGCAATGTATGTATAGTATCAAAAGGAAAAGAAGACTCTATAAAAAATTCAGATGATTTAAAAAAATTAAAAGTGGGAGTTCAAAAAGGAACAACTCAAGCGGACTATGTTACTGGTGATTTAGGAATAACAGATGCCACACAATTAAAGAAAATGCCAGATTTAATGCTAGAGCTTCAAAATGGAAAAATAGATGTTATAGTTACAGGTAAAGCAGTAGCTGAAATAAATGTTAAAAATTATAAGAATATAGCTATAGGAAATTCAACTGTAGGTGATGAAGTTGCAGAAACTGCAGCAGCAGCTATTAAAAAATCAGATGATAAAGTTGATAATACTGCATTTTTAAAATCTGTAAATGATACAATAGCAAGATTAGATAAAGAAGGAAAAACGGATGAATATATGCAACAAGCTTTAGAACTAGCAAAATAA